In the Acropora muricata isolate sample 2 chromosome 1, ASM3666990v1, whole genome shotgun sequence genome, one interval contains:
- the LOC136919556 gene encoding putative diacyglycerol O-acyltransferase MT0231, translating to MNVDCINPPSVSTETALGVCGDFLPSLVTLANQEKRSTVIDQEFTAFVEPIHKRFSGARLLLAVMANSIMYQLKCTVAFFAFCLVIPFLMIVLVVLKLVKFSMERYVSYTRQCVSFREDDAVWQQDCPANRHIIHALMVLEGPADIQKLRQLVNDRLVFGRDDKGHRVCARLTQVVQKHFGYFVWKEDENFSVENHVLIWGGDLPKSLEELDMTLSEICSTSLPDLLSPWQFVVVPILEVEFFGLLLRVHHSIADGVALTRVFVKNLYDVPPHTPEPQKFSTKQRFYMWCKAIFVGPSIVLTKLFSRADSSKIHGQELNGKKFVAWSKNIELSLVKQVKNIAGTTVNDVMVSCLAGALHDYLRKKEDCDAAQEKDIWASVPVDIRASTKSLKLKNKFALVFLRLPIEAKNAVDRLLATKQRMDAIKTSAEPLVTAATVQTLMMFPEWVSRPLIDFFCRKMSCVLSNVPGPQQILSLGGQKIVQGIFWVPQRANIGVGLSIFSYGGEIRVGVYSDESVISNPREVVKSFETNFCELVKELNISKSLED from the coding sequence ATGAATGTAGACTGCATAAATCCGCCGAGCGTTTCAACTGAGACAGCTCTTGGTGTCTGTGGTGATTTTCTTCCATCACTGGTCACTTTGGCGAACCAAGAAAAGAGATCGACGGTTATCGATCAAGAGTTTACCGCTTTTGTTGAACCGATCCACAAGCGTTTCTCTGGAGCAAGACTCTTGTTGGCCGTCATGGCAAATTCTATTATGTACCAGCTCAAGTGCACGGTAGCtttctttgctttttgcttGGTGATCCCGTTTTTGATGATCGTCTTGGTCGTTCTGAAGCTTGTAAAATTTTCTATGGAGCGTTATGTATCGTACACTCGTCAGTGCGTCTCTTTTCGTGAAGATGATGCTGTTTGGCAGCAAGATTGCCCTGCAAATCGTCACATAATTCATGCATTAATGGTTCTGGAGGGACCAGCAGATATTCAGAAACTTCGCCAGCTTGTCAATGATCGACTTGTGTTCGGAAGAGACGATAAAGGCCACCGGGTATGCGCTCGACTTACTCAAGTTGTACAGAAGCATTTCGGATATTTTGTTTGGAAAGAAGATGAAAATTTCAGCGTTGAAAATCACGTTTTGATTTGGGGTGGTGATTTGCCAAAATCCTTGGAAGAACTTGACATGACGCTTTCTGAAATTTGCTCGACTTCATTGCCGGATTTGCTCTCCCCATGgcaatttgttgttgttccaaTACTAGAAGTTGAGTTTTTTGGTCTCCTTTTACGCGTGCACCATAGCATTGCAGACGGAGTAGCTTTAACAAGAGTGTTTGTTAAAAATCTGTACGATGTCCCTCCACATACACCTGAGCCACAGAAGTTCTCGACAAAGCAGAGATTTTACATGTGGTGTAAGGCGATATTTGTAGGTCCCTCTATTGTTCTAACAAAGTTGTTTTCGCGGGCCGATTCATCAAAAATTCACGGCCAGGAACTTAATGGCAAGAAATTCGTGGCTTGGTCAAAGAATATTGAATTGTCGTTGGTCAAACAAGTTAAAAACATAGCTGGCACAACGGTCAATGACGTCATGGTTTCTTGTTTGGCGGGAGCTTTGCACGATTATCTTAGAAAGAAAGAAGATTGCGATGCCGCACAAGAGAAAGATATCTGGGCCTCTGTTCCCGTAGACATCCGCGCATCAACCAAGTCTTTGAAACTTAAGAATAAATTTGCCCTTGTGTTCCTGAGGCTACCAATAGAAGCCAAGAATGCTGTTGACAGGCTTTTAGCGACCAAGCAACGCATGGACGCTATCAAAACATCTGCTGAACCTTTGGTTACAGCGGCGACTGTCCAGACGCTAATGATGTTTCCTGAATGGGTATCCAGGCCTCTTATAGACTTCTTTTGTCGTAAGATGTCTTGTGTCCTTAGCAACGTTCCTGGACCTCAACAGATTCTTTCCCTTGGTGGCCAAAAAATTGTCCAGGGAATTTTCTGGGTCCCTCAGAGAGCGAATATCGGAGTCGGGCTATCAATATTTAGCTATGGCGGGGAAATTCGGGTAGGAGTTTATTCCGATGAAAGCGTCATTTCGAACCCTAGAGAAGTGGTGAAGAGTTTTGAGACAAACTTCTGTGAGTTGGTGAAGGAGTTGAATATCAGTAAGTCTTTGGAAGATTGA
- the LOC136931651 gene encoding vesicular glutamate transporter 1-like isoform X2 encodes MDKDNSKEKIPLQHMSTYDDQLFTSSGAQTTQVNGDGHRCFFFTKRCLISILALLGFCNVYALRVNLSVAIVAMVAKKRIQGAEGKVIEEPAEFYWNSEEQGIVLSSFFYGYLLTQLPGGFLALKFGGKNLFGLGILSTALFTLLTPLSARAGIGFLVALRIFIGLCEGVVFPANHAVWTKWAPPLERSTLTTVAASGSHIGTVIAMPLSGLLAQHLGWTSVFYVFGSIGVAWAIVWFLVVKNSPSEDPNISEEERLYIETSLANDVQKKDVKVPWKAIFTSMPVWAIVAAHFSENWGFYTLLTELPSFLKHRLNFDLSEAGFVSALPYLVMAFTVQVGGQVADCLRRKKILSTSVVRKLFNSFGFVCQGICIVIAGYTTNWLVAVVCLTLAVGGGGFAFSGFFVNHLDIAPPFAGILIGLSNTVATLPGIISPLLTGVIVQHHV; translated from the exons ATGGATAAAGATAATAGCAAAGAAAAGATTCCTCTTCAGCATATGTCAACTTACGACGATCAGCTATTTACCAGTTCAGGAGCCCAAACAACCCAGGTCAATGGTGACGGACACAGATGTTTCTTTTTCACCAAGCGATGTCTGATATCGATCTTGGCATTACTTGGATTTTGTAATGTTTATGCGCTACGTGTCAACCTCAGTGTGGCTATTGTAGCAATGGTCGCTAAGAAAAGAATCCAAGGTGCTGAGGGAAAAGTCATTGAG GAGCCAGCAGAATTTTACTGGAATTCTGAAGAACAAG GAATTGTTTTAAGTTCCTTTTTTTATGGTTATCTACTAACACAACTACCTGGTGGCTTTCTGGCTCTGAAGTTTGGTGGTAAAAACCTGTTTGGACTGGGTATCCTATCAACGGCTCTGTTCACACTACTTACACCACTATCTGCAAGGGCTGGTATTGGTTTTTTGGTGGCCCTGAGGATCTTCATTGGGCTGTGTGAG GGAGTTGTTTTTCCTGCAAATCATGCAGTGTGGACCAAGTGGGCTCCTCCTTTGGAAAGAAGCACCTTGACTACAGTTGCTGCTTCAG GATCTCATATTGGCACTGTCATTGCAATGCCTTTGTCTGGACTTTTGGCACAGCATCTTGGCTGGACATCAGTATTTTATGTGTTTG GTTCCATAGGTGTCGCTTGGGCCATTGTTTGGTTTTTAGTTGTGAAAAATTCACCATCTGAAGATCCCAATATTTCTGAAGAAGAACGATTATACATAGAAACCTCCTTAGCTAATGATGTACAGAAAAAA GATGTCAAAGTTCCATGGAAAGCCATATTCACCTCAATGCCAGTCTGGGCCATAGTTGCTGCTCATTTTAGTGAAAACTGGGGATTTTATACTCTTTTGACAGAGTTACCAAGCTTTCTTAAGCACAGACTTAACTTTGACCTTAGTGAG GCTGGTTTTGTCTCTGCCCTTCCTTATCTGGTCATGGCATTTACTGTTCAAGTTGGAGGACAAGTGGCTGATTGTCTGCGCAGGAAGAAAATTTTAAGCACATCTGTGGTGCGGAAGTTGTTTAACTCCTTTG GTTTTGTCTGTCAAGGAATATGCATTGTCATTGCAGGCTATACCACAAACTGGTTGGTTGCAGTAGTGTGTCTGACTCTAGCTGTGGGTGGAGGTGGATTTGCTTTCAGCGGCTTTTTTGTCAATCATTTGGATATTGCCCCTCCATTTGCTGGTATTCTCATTGGACTGTCCAACACAGTAGCCACACTGCCTGGGATCATAAGTCCTCTGTTAACTGGAGTCATTGTTCAACATCAT GTTTGA
- the LOC136931651 gene encoding vesicular glutamate transporter 1-like isoform X1, producing the protein MDKDNSKEKIPLQHMSTYDDQLFTSSGAQTTQVNGDGHRCFFFTKRCLISILALLGFCNVYALRVNLSVAIVAMVAKKRIQGAEGKVIEEPAEFYWNSEEQGIVLSSFFYGYLLTQLPGGFLALKFGGKNLFGLGILSTALFTLLTPLSARAGIGFLVALRIFIGLCEGVVFPANHAVWTKWAPPLERSTLTTVAASGSHIGTVIAMPLSGLLAQHLGWTSVFYVFGSIGVAWAIVWFLVVKNSPSEDPNISEEERLYIETSLANDVQKKDVKVPWKAIFTSMPVWAIVAAHFSENWGFYTLLTELPSFLKHRLNFDLSEAGFVSALPYLVMAFTVQVGGQVADCLRRKKILSTSVVRKLFNSFGFVCQGICIVIAGYTTNWLVAVVCLTLAVGGGGFAFSGFFVNHLDIAPPFAGILIGLSNTVATLPGIISPLLTGVIVQHHVSNRQSVGFCMGLLRDLGDKTLTVILL; encoded by the exons ATGGATAAAGATAATAGCAAAGAAAAGATTCCTCTTCAGCATATGTCAACTTACGACGATCAGCTATTTACCAGTTCAGGAGCCCAAACAACCCAGGTCAATGGTGACGGACACAGATGTTTCTTTTTCACCAAGCGATGTCTGATATCGATCTTGGCATTACTTGGATTTTGTAATGTTTATGCGCTACGTGTCAACCTCAGTGTGGCTATTGTAGCAATGGTCGCTAAGAAAAGAATCCAAGGTGCTGAGGGAAAAGTCATTGAG GAGCCAGCAGAATTTTACTGGAATTCTGAAGAACAAG GAATTGTTTTAAGTTCCTTTTTTTATGGTTATCTACTAACACAACTACCTGGTGGCTTTCTGGCTCTGAAGTTTGGTGGTAAAAACCTGTTTGGACTGGGTATCCTATCAACGGCTCTGTTCACACTACTTACACCACTATCTGCAAGGGCTGGTATTGGTTTTTTGGTGGCCCTGAGGATCTTCATTGGGCTGTGTGAG GGAGTTGTTTTTCCTGCAAATCATGCAGTGTGGACCAAGTGGGCTCCTCCTTTGGAAAGAAGCACCTTGACTACAGTTGCTGCTTCAG GATCTCATATTGGCACTGTCATTGCAATGCCTTTGTCTGGACTTTTGGCACAGCATCTTGGCTGGACATCAGTATTTTATGTGTTTG GTTCCATAGGTGTCGCTTGGGCCATTGTTTGGTTTTTAGTTGTGAAAAATTCACCATCTGAAGATCCCAATATTTCTGAAGAAGAACGATTATACATAGAAACCTCCTTAGCTAATGATGTACAGAAAAAA GATGTCAAAGTTCCATGGAAAGCCATATTCACCTCAATGCCAGTCTGGGCCATAGTTGCTGCTCATTTTAGTGAAAACTGGGGATTTTATACTCTTTTGACAGAGTTACCAAGCTTTCTTAAGCACAGACTTAACTTTGACCTTAGTGAG GCTGGTTTTGTCTCTGCCCTTCCTTATCTGGTCATGGCATTTACTGTTCAAGTTGGAGGACAAGTGGCTGATTGTCTGCGCAGGAAGAAAATTTTAAGCACATCTGTGGTGCGGAAGTTGTTTAACTCCTTTG GTTTTGTCTGTCAAGGAATATGCATTGTCATTGCAGGCTATACCACAAACTGGTTGGTTGCAGTAGTGTGTCTGACTCTAGCTGTGGGTGGAGGTGGATTTGCTTTCAGCGGCTTTTTTGTCAATCATTTGGATATTGCCCCTCCATTTGCTGGTATTCTCATTGGACTGTCCAACACAGTAGCCACACTGCCTGGGATCATAAGTCCTCTGTTAACTGGAGTCATTGTTCAACATCATGTAAGTAACAGACAGTCTGTTGGTTTTTGTATGGGACTTTTGAGAGATCTGGGTGATAAAACACTGACTGTTATTCTATTATAG